A window of Dehalococcoidia bacterium contains these coding sequences:
- a CDS encoding zinc ABC transporter substrate-binding protein: MFRHVLFIAIAAVLWMTAASCNTAAPAQVEGKMGVAVTILPQREFVECVGGDKVHITVMVPPGASPHTYEVTPAQMVQLSKAGVYCKVGSPVEFELAWLDKLLAQNKDILVVDCSQGIDLIESDDPDEPGMDPHIWTSPRNVKVMVKNICEGLSQADPQNRQYYESNRDAYLKELDELDAEMGALLNGTASHTFIVYHPAWGYFARDYGLQQLGIEQEGKEPKAAYMSRLINEARLQNIKVIFVSPEFDSRNAETIAREIGGRVVIIDPLAGDYLQNMREVAAAFEEALK, encoded by the coding sequence ATGTTCAGGCATGTATTATTCATCGCAATTGCAGCAGTACTGTGGATGACCGCGGCGTCCTGCAACACGGCTGCGCCGGCTCAGGTAGAAGGGAAAATGGGTGTGGCGGTGACCATACTGCCCCAGCGGGAGTTCGTAGAATGTGTGGGAGGTGATAAGGTCCATATAACCGTCATGGTTCCGCCGGGCGCCAGCCCGCATACATATGAGGTTACGCCCGCCCAGATGGTGCAGCTGAGCAAGGCCGGGGTTTATTGCAAGGTAGGCTCCCCTGTCGAATTTGAACTTGCCTGGCTGGATAAGCTGTTGGCCCAGAATAAAGATATACTCGTGGTCGATTGCAGCCAGGGCATCGATTTAATCGAGAGCGACGACCCCGATGAGCCGGGTATGGACCCGCATATCTGGACCTCGCCGCGCAATGTTAAGGTCATGGTGAAAAATATCTGCGAGGGCCTGTCGCAGGCCGACCCGCAGAATCGCCAATACTACGAAAGTAACCGTGATGCATATTTAAAAGAACTGGATGAGCTGGATGCGGAGATGGGCGCCCTGTTGAACGGCACGGCCTCCCACACCTTCATAGTTTATCATCCCGCCTGGGGATATTTTGCGCGGGATTATGGCCTCCAGCAGCTTGGCATAGAGCAGGAGGGCAAGGAGCCTAAAGCCGCTTATATGTCCAGGCTGATCAATGAAGCCCGGTTGCAGAATATTAAAGTTATTTTTGTTTCCCCTGAATTCGACTCAAGAAACGCTGAGACCATCGCACGCGAGATCGGCGGTAGAGTGGTAATTATCGATCCTCTGGCCGGAGACTACCTGCAAAATATGCGGGAGGTGGCAGCTGCCTTTGAGGAGGCTTTGAAGTAG
- a CDS encoding Fur family transcriptional regulator, translated as MVGKDIAAELRKRGFKLTPQRKAIISVLGNCREHLRPADIHERLHKKYPNIGLVTVYRTLDLLQENGLLCEVHIGDSCRSYLKRQRPGEHHHHLICRGCGRVADFTDCELERLKQRLERETGYRINRHLLEFMGLCPQCKIKEA; from the coding sequence ATGGTCGGGAAGGATATTGCGGCGGAGCTCAGGAAGCGGGGCTTCAAGCTGACCCCTCAGAGGAAGGCCATTATTTCCGTGCTGGGCAACTGCAGAGAGCACCTGCGGCCGGCTGATATCCATGAAAGGCTGCATAAGAAATATCCCAATATCGGCCTGGTAACGGTATATCGTACGCTGGACTTGCTTCAGGAAAACGGCCTGCTCTGTGAGGTCCATATAGGGGATTCCTGCCGCAGTTATCTCAAACGCCAGCGTCCGGGGGAACATCATCATCACCTGATCTGCCGCGGTTGCGGCAGAGTGGCTGACTTCACCGACTGTGAACTGGAACGTCTCAAACAGCGTCTCGAGCGGGAAACGGGTTACCGCATCAACCGCCACCTGCTGGAATTCATGGGATTGTGTCCGCAGTGTAAGATCAAGGAAGCCTAA
- a CDS encoding flavin reductase family protein, with translation MDKVKIGPQTMVFPTPAFLVGANVEGKANFMTVAWGGIACSEPPMVSVAIRHTRYTMKGMQENMTFSVNVPSADQVKEVDFCGIRTGAKVDKVRVCKFKVFYGKLETAPMIEQCPVNLECKIEHMLDLGSHVLVVGKIEETIVSGKCFTGDNPDVKKIRPIGWTMLPANVYQELGETAGKAFKIGLELKA, from the coding sequence ATGGATAAAGTGAAGATTGGACCGCAAACGATGGTGTTTCCCACGCCGGCATTCCTGGTGGGAGCCAATGTTGAGGGGAAAGCGAATTTTATGACTGTGGCCTGGGGCGGCATCGCCTGCAGCGAGCCGCCCATGGTATCGGTGGCCATACGGCACACGCGATATACGATGAAGGGAATGCAGGAAAACATGACCTTCTCCGTCAATGTGCCATCGGCCGATCAGGTAAAAGAGGTGGATTTCTGCGGCATCAGGACCGGCGCCAAGGTGGATAAGGTCAGAGTCTGCAAATTCAAAGTATTCTATGGCAAACTCGAGACAGCGCCCATGATCGAGCAGTGCCCGGTCAATCTGGAATGCAAAATCGAACATATGCTGGACCTGGGCAGCCACGTGCTGGTGGTGGGTAAAATCGAGGAAACTATAGTCTCGGGCAAATGCTTCACCGGGGATAATCCGGATGTCAAAAAGATTCGGCCCATAGGCTGGACCATGCTGCCGGCCAACGTCTATCAGGAATTGGGAGAGACTGCCGGCAAAGCCTTTAAAATCGGGCTGGAACTGAAAGCGTAA
- a CDS encoding basic amino acid ABC transporter substrate-binding protein, which yields MKKLTLLSIAVCLLMTLLVTACTQAPSSPAKLRVACDATWPPFEIINEQTKELDGFGPELIRAVAARAGLDIELVNVGFDSVLAGVSQCQYDMAVSSITITEDRKKTILFSDPYYLAGQIVTVRKNNDSISSKDDLSGKTVGGQIGTTGIIEANKIPGARVKTFDEVGFAFQDLMNGQLDAVIADYPVAQGYVVKNKDTLKTVGPIFTDEYYGIAICKKNAHLVPKINAALKALKDEGFLDALDRKWVGR from the coding sequence ATGAAAAAACTCACACTTTTATCCATTGCCGTCTGTCTTCTAATGACACTGCTGGTAACGGCCTGCACCCAGGCGCCTTCGTCCCCGGCAAAGCTAAGAGTAGCCTGCGACGCCACATGGCCGCCTTTCGAGATCATCAACGAGCAGACCAAGGAACTGGACGGCTTCGGACCCGAGTTGATACGCGCCGTCGCAGCCAGGGCAGGACTGGATATAGAACTGGTCAACGTAGGATTCGACTCGGTTCTGGCCGGAGTTTCCCAGTGCCAGTACGATATGGCGGTCTCATCTATAACGATCACGGAAGACCGCAAAAAGACCATACTCTTCTCCGACCCTTATTACCTGGCAGGGCAGATAGTTACAGTCCGAAAGAACAATGACAGTATTTCGAGCAAGGACGACCTGTCCGGCAAAACCGTCGGCGGCCAGATCGGAACGACGGGAATCATCGAGGCCAACAAAATACCCGGCGCCAGAGTAAAGACCTTCGACGAGGTCGGCTTCGCCTTCCAGGACCTCATGAACGGTCAGCTCGACGCAGTTATAGCCGACTACCCGGTGGCCCAGGGCTACGTTGTAAAGAATAAGGACACCCTGAAGACTGTCGGGCCGATCTTCACGGACGAATACTACGGCATCGCCATCTGCAAGAAGAACGCCCACCTCGTGCCGAAGATAAATGCCGCTCTCAAAGCCCTCAAGGACGAGGGATTCCTGGACGCGCTCGACCGGAAATGGGTCGGCCGCTAA
- a CDS encoding amino acid ABC transporter permease, translating to MSTPDRPQIPQEELDHIPGAEPSSRMDVWWWLVALVVGITVLLLFAWPDPFMNIFKFVQDGIVITITVTLVSFVLVLVVGMVGGLGRLSTSRAVYIISTLYVELVRGVPLLVQLIIWYFAVPVMIQYLGKAWAIPALESFQADPVVMAIIGLVFCYGAYMSEIYRAGIQSIPRGQMEAARSLGMTYFQSMRHVVLPQAVRVILPPIGNEFIALLKDSSLVSVVAVADLTRRGREYASIHFDPIEVWMLVALLYLIMTLFSARVVNWIEKKTKFER from the coding sequence ATGAGTACGCCCGACAGACCGCAGATTCCCCAGGAGGAGCTGGATCACATACCCGGCGCTGAGCCGTCATCGCGTATGGATGTCTGGTGGTGGCTGGTGGCTCTGGTGGTTGGCATCACAGTCCTTCTGCTTTTTGCCTGGCCCGACCCCTTCATGAATATCTTCAAGTTCGTCCAGGACGGCATCGTGATAACGATAACCGTCACCCTGGTCTCCTTTGTGCTGGTATTAGTCGTGGGCATGGTAGGCGGACTGGGCCGGCTTTCGACTAGCCGCGCCGTCTATATCATCTCCACCCTGTACGTAGAGTTGGTGCGCGGCGTGCCGCTGCTGGTCCAACTTATAATCTGGTACTTCGCCGTGCCGGTCATGATCCAGTACCTGGGCAAGGCCTGGGCCATCCCGGCGCTGGAGAGCTTCCAGGCGGACCCCGTCGTGATGGCCATTATAGGCCTGGTTTTCTGTTACGGGGCTTATATGAGCGAGATTTACCGCGCAGGCATCCAGAGCATCCCCAGGGGACAGATGGAGGCCGCGCGCAGCCTGGGTATGACCTACTTCCAGTCGATGCGGCATGTCGTCTTGCCGCAGGCCGTGCGAGTAATCCTGCCGCCCATCGGCAACGAGTTTATCGCGCTGCTTAAGGATTCCTCGCTGGTCAGCGTGGTTGCCGTGGCAGACCTGACGCGGCGCGGCCGGGAATATGCCTCGATCCACTTCGATCCCATCGAGGTCTGGATGCTGGTGGCTCTGCTATACCTCATTATGACGCTCTTCTCGGCGCGCGTGGTGAACTGGATAGAAAAGAAAACCAAATTCGAGAGGTAA
- a CDS encoding amino acid ABC transporter ATP-binding protein: MAEPIISIRGVHKYFGRVHALRGLDLDIARGEVVVIVGPSGSGKSTLLRCINRLETYDKGKIVVDDIPLDSARNINTVRREVGMVFQSFNLFSHLTVLDNLMLAQRVVRKRPPAEARQTALNLLEKVGIPDKSDAKPAQLSGGQQQRVAIARALAMNPKVMLFDEPTSALDPEMIKEVLEVMLALANEGMTMAVVSHEMGFTRAAAKRVIFMDEGQIIEQAPPDVLFNSPKHERTRQFLGKILSH; encoded by the coding sequence TTGGCTGAACCTATTATCAGCATCCGCGGGGTGCACAAATATTTCGGCAGGGTACACGCGCTGCGCGGCCTGGACCTCGACATAGCCAGGGGGGAGGTCGTGGTCATCGTCGGCCCGTCCGGATCAGGCAAATCGACTTTGCTGCGCTGTATTAACCGGCTCGAGACCTACGACAAAGGCAAGATCGTGGTGGACGACATCCCGCTGGACAGCGCCAGGAACATCAACACCGTACGGCGCGAAGTGGGTATGGTCTTCCAGTCTTTCAACCTCTTCAGCCACCTCACAGTCCTGGACAACCTGATGCTGGCCCAGCGCGTCGTGCGCAAACGTCCGCCTGCCGAGGCCAGGCAAACTGCGCTGAACCTGCTTGAGAAGGTGGGCATACCCGATAAATCCGATGCAAAACCGGCGCAGCTTTCAGGCGGGCAGCAGCAGAGGGTCGCCATTGCACGCGCATTGGCAATGAATCCCAAGGTCATGCTTTTCGATGAGCCCACCAGCGCTCTTGACCCCGAGATGATCAAAGAGGTGCTCGAAGTCATGCTGGCGCTGGCTAATGAGGGAATGACCATGGCCGTAGTCTCTCACGAGATGGGCTTCACCCGCGCTGCGGCCAAACGCGTCATTTTCATGGACGAGGGACAGATCATCGAGCAAGCCCCTCCTGATGTGCTTTTCAACTCACCCAAGCACGAGCGTACCAGGCAATTTTTAGGCAAGATACTCAGCCACTGA
- a CDS encoding DEAD/DEAH box helicase has product MDTSAFLDYLKNDPEYKDQIVHVQYIPPRDARPGWPDRPFHTVLQERLDKLELNTLYSHQAEAINSIRLGKNVMVATPSASGKTLCYNIPVLNTMLEEPYARALYLFPTKALAQDQLRGLTWLAGGAINLPWECATYDGDTPGEDRSGIRKRARIVLTNPDMLHAGILPNHKSWDKFFRRLKYVVVDEAHIYRGVFGSHVACVLRRLRRICAHYGSRPQFVFCSATIANPGQHAERLAGLPFEVVDSDGAPYGGKAFVFWNPPIVDEARSLRRSANSEATHLFTELVRRQVRTLAFASTRRLTELIYVYSRDLLGSPLGEKIKPYRAGYLASDRREIERQLFSGELLGAVATSALELGIDIGGLDATVLTGYPGSIASTWQQAGRSGRRGEKSITFLVAQNNPLDQYFMHNPDFFFGKPFENALINWENINILHPHLLCAAWEKHIDEKDREYFGDTLDAAGVELGEEGKLRGEGDRWHISPRLAHPAQDVNIRTASSDQYQLLDTSRGFQVLETIEEDHAFWQVHPGAIYLHQGDSYFVKELDIEKHIALVEPAAVPYYTQTMELTDIKILQQMKEKESGGVKIRLGMVDVTNQVEGFRKKKHYTDEVIGEDVLDLPPLRFITQALWFDLPQQAMDVIEKNKLDFHGGLHAVEHAAIAILPLFAMCDRNDIGGVSTPFHIDTGKAQIFIYDGYPGGIGIAEKGYEIIEGLWAATLKTIEECPCREGCPACIQSPKCGNNNEPLDKKAAVILLRGLLGVLQ; this is encoded by the coding sequence ATGGATACCTCCGCGTTCCTCGATTACCTCAAGAACGACCCCGAGTACAAAGACCAGATCGTTCATGTTCAATATATACCTCCGCGCGACGCGCGCCCCGGGTGGCCCGACAGGCCCTTTCACACGGTTCTGCAGGAACGGCTCGACAAGCTCGAGTTGAACACCCTCTATTCACACCAGGCTGAGGCCATTAACAGCATCAGACTGGGAAAAAATGTAATGGTCGCAACGCCCAGCGCCAGCGGCAAGACCCTCTGCTACAACATACCGGTACTGAATACTATGCTGGAGGAGCCTTATGCCCGCGCCCTCTATCTTTTCCCCACCAAGGCTCTGGCCCAGGACCAGTTGCGCGGACTTACCTGGCTGGCCGGCGGCGCCATCAATCTGCCCTGGGAATGCGCCACTTACGACGGGGATACGCCCGGCGAAGACCGTTCAGGCATAAGGAAAAGAGCACGTATTGTGCTCACCAACCCGGATATGCTGCACGCCGGCATCCTGCCGAACCATAAATCGTGGGATAAATTCTTCAGGCGTCTCAAATATGTGGTGGTCGATGAGGCGCATATATACCGGGGGGTGTTCGGATCGCACGTGGCCTGCGTACTTCGCAGATTGAGACGTATATGTGCTCATTATGGCAGCAGGCCACAATTTGTGTTCTGTTCAGCAACGATTGCCAACCCGGGGCAACATGCTGAAAGACTGGCGGGGCTGCCATTCGAAGTTGTGGATAGCGATGGAGCTCCTTATGGAGGCAAGGCGTTCGTATTCTGGAATCCTCCCATCGTCGATGAGGCACGCAGCCTGAGGCGCAGCGCCAACAGCGAGGCAACCCATCTGTTCACAGAGCTTGTGCGCAGGCAGGTGCGTACCCTTGCCTTTGCCTCCACGCGCCGGTTGACCGAGCTGATCTATGTGTACAGCCGGGACCTGCTGGGCAGCCCCCTGGGTGAGAAGATCAAGCCATACAGGGCCGGCTACCTGGCCTCCGACCGGCGTGAGATTGAAAGGCAGCTTTTCTCGGGCGAGCTGCTGGGGGCGGTGGCCACCAGCGCCCTTGAGCTGGGAATCGACATCGGCGGGCTGGATGCCACGGTATTGACCGGCTACCCGGGCAGCATCGCCAGCACCTGGCAGCAGGCCGGGCGAAGCGGGCGGCGGGGAGAGAAGTCGATCACCTTTCTCGTGGCGCAGAATAATCCGCTGGACCAATATTTCATGCATAACCCCGATTTCTTCTTCGGCAAACCCTTTGAGAATGCCCTCATCAACTGGGAGAACATAAACATTCTTCACCCGCACTTGCTGTGCGCCGCCTGGGAGAAACACATTGACGAAAAAGACAGGGAATATTTCGGCGATACGCTCGATGCAGCCGGAGTCGAGCTGGGTGAAGAGGGCAAGCTGAGGGGGGAGGGCGACCGCTGGCATATCTCACCCAGGCTGGCACATCCGGCGCAGGACGTAAATATCAGGACCGCCTCCTCCGATCAGTATCAGCTGCTGGATACCTCCAGAGGCTTTCAGGTACTGGAGACGATCGAGGAGGACCATGCCTTCTGGCAGGTGCATCCCGGCGCCATCTACCTGCACCAGGGCGATTCCTATTTCGTCAAGGAGCTTGATATTGAGAAGCATATCGCCCTGGTGGAGCCGGCCGCAGTTCCTTATTACACGCAGACCATGGAGCTGACCGACATAAAGATACTGCAGCAGATGAAGGAGAAGGAGTCCGGAGGCGTGAAAATCCGGCTGGGCATGGTGGACGTGACCAACCAGGTCGAAGGTTTTCGCAAGAAAAAGCATTACACCGACGAGGTTATCGGCGAAGATGTATTGGACCTGCCGCCCCTGCGTTTCATTACCCAGGCGTTGTGGTTCGATCTGCCGCAGCAGGCGATGGATGTCATAGAGAAGAACAAGCTCGATTTTCATGGCGGGCTTCACGCGGTGGAGCATGCCGCTATCGCCATACTGCCGCTGTTCGCCATGTGCGATCGCAATGATATCGGGGGGGTCTCCACGCCTTTTCATATAGATACCGGAAAAGCGCAGATTTTTATTTACGACGGCTACCCGGGCGGTATAGGCATAGCGGAGAAAGGCTATGAAATTATCGAAGGTCTGTGGGCTGCGACGCTCAAGACCATTGAGGAATGTCCCTGCCGCGAGGGCTGCCCGGCCTGCATACAGTCGCCCAAGTGCGGGAATAACAATGAGCCCCTGGATAAAAAGGCGGCTGTCATATTGCTCCGCGGCCTGCTGGGAGTGCTTCAGTAG
- a CDS encoding DUF503 domain-containing protein: MKVGVCKLKIHIPGSRSLKDKRSIVKSLVMRLQKQFNISIAEVDDHDLWQMTTIGLACVSNHKNRVDEVISAAISLIEHDYPSIEIVEKEIETY; this comes from the coding sequence GTGAAAGTAGGCGTCTGCAAATTGAAGATCCATATCCCGGGGAGCAGGTCTCTCAAGGATAAAAGGAGCATCGTCAAGTCCCTTGTAATGCGCCTCCAGAAGCAGTTCAACATCTCCATTGCCGAGGTCGATGATCATGACCTGTGGCAGATGACCACGATCGGATTAGCCTGCGTATCCAACCATAAAAACCGCGTTGACGAGGTCATCAGCGCGGCCATCAGCCTGATCGAGCACGATTATCCTTCGATTGAGATCGTGGAGAAAGAGATCGAAACCTACTGA
- a CDS encoding zinc-ribbon domain containing protein — MALTDKNLTCAECGGSFVFTVGEQEFYQSKGLQNEPKRCPDCRTSRKQSRSGGAGKARQMFTATCARCGAECEVPFEPRQERPVYCSSCYASSKPER; from the coding sequence ATGGCCCTAACGGACAAAAATCTTACTTGCGCTGAATGCGGTGGATCATTCGTCTTCACAGTAGGAGAGCAGGAATTCTATCAGTCAAAAGGACTTCAGAACGAGCCCAAGCGCTGCCCTGATTGCAGGACCAGCAGGAAACAGTCCCGCTCAGGAGGCGCCGGCAAAGCCAGGCAGATGTTCACAGCCACCTGCGCAAGGTGCGGTGCCGAGTGCGAAGTACCCTTTGAGCCGAGACAGGAACGTCCGGTTTATTGCAGCAGCTGTTACGCGTCGTCCAAACCGGAACGTTAA
- a CDS encoding MauE/DoxX family redox-associated membrane protein: MDYEYDKQPMVRSVISIVACLLIGLTLIFAGGGKLANLGQIPGQTEFLDRIIPDFLMTPEFARFIGLILIPWILPVFEVLIGLMLVIGIWPRFMAILVLPMVLGFMANNSYMISQGLDKYPDCTCFGVWEEWLGGLTPIQSMYYDVALFILAVIIIIVHPGSFFAHQIWINKLISKDKF; the protein is encoded by the coding sequence TTGGACTATGAATACGATAAGCAGCCCATGGTGCGCAGTGTCATCAGCATCGTCGCCTGTCTGCTCATCGGGTTAACGCTCATATTTGCAGGAGGCGGCAAGCTGGCCAACCTTGGCCAGATTCCCGGGCAAACAGAATTCCTGGACAGGATCATCCCTGACTTCCTCATGACCCCTGAATTTGCCAGATTCATCGGCCTGATCCTTATACCCTGGATACTGCCTGTCTTTGAGGTTCTCATCGGGCTCATGCTGGTCATCGGAATCTGGCCCCGCTTCATGGCCATACTGGTGCTGCCGATGGTGCTGGGTTTCATGGCCAATAACTCCTACATGATCTCACAGGGCCTCGATAAATACCCGGATTGCACCTGCTTCGGCGTCTGGGAAGAGTGGCTGGGGGGATTAACCCCTATCCAATCGATGTATTACGACGTAGCCCTCTTTATCCTGGCTGTCATCATCATAATTGTTCATCCGGGGTCCTTCTTCGCTCATCAGATATGGATCAATAAATTGATATCCAAAGACAAGTTTTAA
- a CDS encoding UPF0280 family protein: MYEQRTYRHSIKDADLVSFQAAVKETDLFIRASKDLSAEAVAAIKEVRGPLERYIRAHPVFLHSLEPLKVGKDAPEIIQRMEQAARLANVGPMAAVAGAVAQMVGEELLRSSGEVIVENGGDIYLKVSRKSVIAIYAGESVFTGKLAIEVEPDRTPLGVCTSSGRVGPSLSLGMADAAVVVAPSAALADAAATAVGNAVKSERDVDAALDLGRRIKGISGIVVIAGSNMGAWGDISLVKI, encoded by the coding sequence ATGTACGAACAACGCACGTATCGCCACAGCATCAAGGACGCAGACCTTGTCTCCTTTCAGGCTGCTGTGAAGGAAACGGACCTTTTCATACGCGCCTCGAAAGACCTCAGCGCTGAAGCTGTGGCTGCCATCAAAGAGGTACGGGGCCCGCTGGAGAGATACATCAGGGCGCATCCTGTATTCCTGCACAGCCTGGAGCCTTTGAAGGTGGGGAAAGATGCGCCTGAGATCATACAGAGGATGGAACAGGCCGCCCGGCTGGCCAACGTCGGCCCGATGGCGGCGGTGGCCGGCGCCGTTGCACAGATGGTAGGGGAAGAACTGCTGCGTTCGTCCGGCGAAGTAATTGTGGAGAATGGCGGCGATATCTACCTCAAAGTCAGCAGGAAGAGCGTGATCGCCATTTATGCCGGCGAATCCGTGTTTACAGGCAAGCTGGCTATCGAGGTCGAGCCGGACCGTACGCCGCTGGGGGTCTGCACTTCATCCGGGAGAGTAGGACCGTCACTCAGCCTGGGTATGGCGGACGCCGCAGTAGTCGTCGCTCCGTCTGCCGCGCTGGCCGATGCCGCGGCGACGGCAGTGGGCAACGCGGTGAAAAGCGAGAGGGACGTGGATGCCGCGCTTGATCTCGGCCGCAGAATCAAGGGGATCAGCGGAATCGTTGTAATAGCCGGAAGCAATATGGGCGCCTGGGGCGACATCAGTCTGGTGAAAATATAA
- a CDS encoding NIL domain-containing protein gives MKVAKKIVLHFPQQTIDKPIVSGLIREFGLDFNILKASISPGEEGLMIMELTGEQKDYNRGMKYLREAGLEIQYLSQDVWRNDDRCTHCGACIAMCPTRAFTLEEKTRKVLFDNSKCIVCELCVRACPPRAMELKF, from the coding sequence ATGAAGGTAGCGAAGAAAATAGTATTGCATTTTCCACAGCAGACCATTGACAAACCCATCGTCAGCGGCCTCATCAGGGAGTTCGGGCTCGATTTCAATATTCTCAAGGCTTCTATTTCCCCGGGCGAGGAAGGTCTGATGATCATGGAGTTGACCGGTGAACAGAAGGACTATAACCGCGGCATGAAATACCTGCGTGAAGCGGGACTTGAGATACAGTACCTCAGCCAGGACGTATGGCGCAACGACGACAGATGCACCCATTGCGGAGCATGTATAGCCATGTGCCCTACAAGGGCGTTCACGCTGGAGGAGAAGACACGCAAGGTACTCTTCGATAATTCAAAATGCATTGTATGCGAGCTGTGCGTAAGGGCCTGCCCGCCCAGGGCCATGGAACTCAAATTCTAA
- a CDS encoding homocysteine biosynthesis protein, protein MARTIAEINEKIKKGRAVVVTAEEVIGIARKKGVAAAAKEIDVVTTGTFGPMCSSSAYMNLGHTKPRMKVGGGRVYLNDVPAYTGVAAVDIILGATAMPDDDPKNRIYPGEFNYGGGHVIEELVAGKDIRMVASGYGTDCYPRKKLETLINIKTINEATLFNLRNAYQNYNVAVNVSSRMIYTYMGVLKPRLGNANFCSAGQLAPLMNDPLYKTIGIGTRIFLGGGVGYVAWHGTQHNPSAPRTEKGVPTRGAGTLAVIGDLKQMNAKWLVGTSFLGYGATLTVGIGVPIPVLSEEILQYTLVTDADILAPVVDYSDAYPNRKPAVLAEVSYADLKSGKINVGGKDVPTASLSSYPGAVEIASTLKQWISSGRFLLSEPVAPLPGVESGIKLKALEERPLP, encoded by the coding sequence ATGGCCAGGACGATCGCAGAGATCAATGAAAAAATCAAAAAAGGCCGGGCGGTCGTGGTCACTGCTGAAGAAGTGATCGGCATCGCCCGCAAGAAAGGAGTCGCAGCGGCAGCTAAAGAGATCGATGTTGTGACCACCGGGACTTTCGGCCCGATGTGCTCCTCCAGCGCCTATATGAATCTTGGCCATACCAAACCCAGGATGAAAGTGGGCGGTGGCAGGGTCTATCTCAATGATGTGCCGGCTTATACGGGTGTAGCGGCCGTTGATATCATACTGGGCGCCACGGCCATGCCGGACGACGACCCGAAAAACAGGATTTACCCGGGAGAGTTTAACTACGGCGGCGGCCACGTGATCGAGGAGCTTGTGGCGGGAAAGGATATCCGGATGGTGGCCAGCGGCTACGGCACGGATTGCTACCCGCGCAAGAAGCTGGAGACATTGATCAATATCAAGACCATCAATGAGGCCACCCTGTTTAACCTGCGCAATGCCTACCAGAACTACAACGTGGCCGTAAACGTTAGCAGTCGTATGATTTATACGTATATGGGCGTTCTCAAGCCCAGGCTGGGCAATGCCAATTTCTGCTCTGCGGGCCAGCTTGCCCCGTTGATGAACGATCCTCTGTACAAAACGATAGGTATAGGCACACGCATCTTCCTGGGCGGTGGCGTCGGTTATGTGGCATGGCACGGAACGCAGCATAATCCGTCCGCACCCCGCACTGAGAAGGGCGTGCCCACGCGCGGCGCGGGCACGCTGGCGGTGATAGGCGACCTCAAGCAAATGAATGCCAAATGGCTGGTGGGCACCAGTTTCCTGGGCTATGGCGCAACATTGACCGTCGGCATAGGTGTGCCGATACCCGTATTGAGCGAGGAGATACTTCAGTACACGCTGGTGACCGACGCGGATATACTTGCGCCGGTGGTGGACTATTCCGATGCCTATCCCAACAGGAAGCCGGCTGTGCTGGCCGAGGTCAGCTATGCTGATCTGAAATCGGGAAAGATCAACGTAGGAGGCAAAGATGTCCCGACAGCGTCGCTTTCGAGCTACCCCGGAGCAGTGGAGATCGCATCCACGCTCAAGCAATGGATCAGCAGCGGCAGGTTCCTGTTGAGTGAACCGGTTGCTCCCCTTCCCGGAGTGGAATCCGGCATCAAGCTCAAAGCCCTCGAGGAAAGGCCGTTGCCCTGA
- a CDS encoding nitroreductase family protein: protein MDTFEAIYSRRSVRRYKDTPVSDDTLNRVLEAARWAPSWANTQCTRYVVVKDPETKARLAECLNKGNPAAEAIKQAPVAIVACAELGKSGYYKGVTVTDRGEWFMFDVGIAMQNLALAACALGLGTVHVGFIPDSKKIDAILGLPEGVVSVEMTPLGYPAGESKGPPRREMSELVFYEKYGRH, encoded by the coding sequence ATGGATACTTTCGAAGCCATTTACAGCAGGCGTAGCGTGCGCCGGTACAAGGATACCCCTGTTTCCGATGATACTCTCAACAGGGTGCTGGAAGCCGCCCGCTGGGCGCCATCCTGGGCTAATACGCAGTGCACACGCTACGTGGTTGTGAAGGATCCCGAAACCAAAGCGCGGTTAGCGGAATGTCTGAATAAGGGCAATCCTGCCGCTGAGGCTATCAAACAGGCGCCTGTTGCTATTGTGGCCTGCGCCGAGCTGGGTAAATCAGGATACTATAAAGGTGTGACGGTGACCGACAGGGGAGAGTGGTTTATGTTCGATGTCGGCATCGCCATGCAAAACCTGGCGCTGGCGGCTTGTGCCCTGGGCCTGGGCACGGTGCACGTGGGATTTATACCGGATTCTAAAAAGATAGACGCCATACTCGGCCTGCCGGAGGGCGTGGTCTCGGTGGAAATGACGCCGCTCGGCTATCCCGCCGGCGAGTCAAAAGGGCCGCCGCGCAGGGAAATGTCGGAGCTCGTATTTTACGAAAAGTACGGCAGGCATTAG